The Quercus robur chromosome 7, dhQueRobu3.1, whole genome shotgun sequence genome has a segment encoding these proteins:
- the LOC126691850 gene encoding synaptotagmin-3-like isoform X2 — translation MGFLGSLLGIIGFGIGIPLGLLLGFLLFIYVEPGEVKEPISRPIHEFDTNSLLDILPEIPLWVKHPDYDRIDWLNKLLSDMWPYLDKAICGVIKSTAEPVFAEYIGKFKLKSVEFKNLSLGTIPPSIHGIKVHETNENELLFEPAVRWAGNPNITLVLKLLSLRITVQLVDVQLFAAPRIILKPLVPTFPCFASIAVSLMEKPHLDFGLNLLGGDVMAIPGVYQYVQDAIKKQVASLYLWPQTFEIPILDGSVGSTKKPVGILHVKVVRAIKLLKMDLLGASDPYVKLSLSGDKLPAKKTSIKMKNLNPEWNEDFKITVKDPESQVLQLHVYDWEKVGTHDKLGMQIVPLRLLTPHETKEFTLNLVKNTNPNDPHNKKWRGKLVVELTFKPFIDDSELFSGSLHGSGKREDMVGKGSEDVSLNRAGLLLVLLQGAEDVEGSHHNNPYAVVNFGGEQKKTKTIKKTRDPCWNEEFQFVLEEAPLKEKIRIEVMSRRTGFSFRRKESLGYVDINLNDVVHNGRINEKYNLINSRNGVLHVEIRWKVI, via the exons ATGGGATTTCTGGGGAGTTTACTAGGAATCATTGGATTTGGAATTGGAATCCCACTTGGTCTTTTACTGGGttttttactattcatttaTGTCGAGCCTGGTGAAGTTAAG GAACCAATTAGTAGACCAATTCATGAGTTTGACACAAACTCATTGCTTGATATTTTGCCTGAGATTCCCTTGTGGGTGAAGCATCCTGATTATGATCGA ATTGACTGGTTGAACAAGTTGCTGTCTGATATGTGGCCTTACCTTGATAAG GCAATATGTGGTGTTATAAAAAGCACGGCAGAGCCTGTATTTGCGGAGTACATTGGCAAGTTTAAGTTAAAGTCAGTAGAGTTTAAGAACCTGAGTCTTGGAACTATCCCCCCTTCAATTCATG GTATCAAAGTGCATGAAACTAACGAAAATGAACTATTATTTGAGCCTGCAGTTAGATGGGCTGGAAATCCCAACATAACTCTGGTGTTGAAATTATTGTCACTTCGGATTACGGTGCAG CTGGTGGATGTACAATTATTTGCAGCGCCCCGCATAATTTTGAAACCTCTGGTGCCAACATTCCCATGTTTTGCGAGCATAGCAGTGTCTTTGATGGAGAAG CCACACTTAGACTTTGGACTGAATTTACTGGGAGGGGATGTTATGGCGATTCCTGGTGTATATCAATATGTTCAG GATGCCATAAAAAAACAAGTTGCAAGCCTCTACCTCTGGCCCCAAACTTTTGAAATACCAATTCTTGATGGTTCAGT AGGGTCTACGAAGAAGCCTGTTGGCATACTACACGTGAAAGTTGTGCGTGCAatcaaactcttgaagatggaCTTATTGGGAGCATCTGATCCTTATGTTAAACTCAGCCTAAGTGGAGATAAGCTTCCAGCAAAGAAAACTTCTATAAAGATGAAGAACCTGAACCCTGAGTGGAATGAGGACTTCAAGATTACAGTAAAGGACCCAGAGTCTCAAGTTCTTCAGTTACATGTCTATGACTGGGAGAag GTGGGGACACATGACAAGTTGGGAATGCAAATAGTTCCACTGAGGTTGCTTACCCCACATGAGACTAAAGAATTTACACTTAATTTGGTCAAGAACACAAACCCCAATGATCCTCACAACAAGAAATGGAGAGGGAAACTTGTGGTGGAGTTAACATTTAAGCCTTTTATAGATGACAGTGAACTGTTTAGTGGATCATTGCATGGATCTGGGAAAAGAGAAGACATGGTTGGAAAAGGATCAGAAGATGTGTCCTTGAACAGAGCTGGCTTACTTCTTGTTTTGCTTCAAGGCGCTGAAGATGTTGAGGGGAGTCATCACAACAACCCTTATGCTGTAGTCAATTTTGGAGGAGAACAGAAGAAAACCAAG ACGATCAAGAAAACCCGGGATCCGTGTTGGAACGAAGAGTTCCAATTTGTGCTAGAAGAGGCTCCTTTAAAGGAGAAGATCCGCATTGAAGTCATGAGCAGGCGGACAGGCTTTAGTTTCCGACGAAAG GAATCATTAGGATATGTGGATATCAATCTAAATGATGTAGTACACAACGGACGTATCAATGAGAAGTACAATCTGATCAATTCAAGAAATGGAGTCTTACATGTTGAAATACGTTGGAAGGTGATTTGA
- the LOC126691850 gene encoding synaptotagmin-3-like isoform X1: MGFLGSLLGIIGFGIGIPLGLLLGFLLFIYVEPGEVKEPISRPIHEFDTNSLLDILPEIPLWVKHPDYDRVGSKLLSPFFFCLNLISYILHYVVHTFYLCFTIIYVQNCIIVQIDWLNKLLSDMWPYLDKAICGVIKSTAEPVFAEYIGKFKLKSVEFKNLSLGTIPPSIHGIKVHETNENELLFEPAVRWAGNPNITLVLKLLSLRITVQLVDVQLFAAPRIILKPLVPTFPCFASIAVSLMEKPHLDFGLNLLGGDVMAIPGVYQYVQDAIKKQVASLYLWPQTFEIPILDGSVGSTKKPVGILHVKVVRAIKLLKMDLLGASDPYVKLSLSGDKLPAKKTSIKMKNLNPEWNEDFKITVKDPESQVLQLHVYDWEKVGTHDKLGMQIVPLRLLTPHETKEFTLNLVKNTNPNDPHNKKWRGKLVVELTFKPFIDDSELFSGSLHGSGKREDMVGKGSEDVSLNRAGLLLVLLQGAEDVEGSHHNNPYAVVNFGGEQKKTKTIKKTRDPCWNEEFQFVLEEAPLKEKIRIEVMSRRTGFSFRRKESLGYVDINLNDVVHNGRINEKYNLINSRNGVLHVEIRWKVI; this comes from the exons ATGGGATTTCTGGGGAGTTTACTAGGAATCATTGGATTTGGAATTGGAATCCCACTTGGTCTTTTACTGGGttttttactattcatttaTGTCGAGCCTGGTGAAGTTAAG GAACCAATTAGTAGACCAATTCATGAGTTTGACACAAACTCATTGCTTGATATTTTGCCTGAGATTCCCTTGTGGGTGAAGCATCCTGATTATGATCGAGTGGGTTCTAAGCTCCTGtcccctttctttttctgtttaaATTTGATAAGTTACATTTTACATTATGTTGttcatacattttatttatgttttaccattatttatgttcaaaattgtATAATTGTGCAGATTGACTGGTTGAACAAGTTGCTGTCTGATATGTGGCCTTACCTTGATAAG GCAATATGTGGTGTTATAAAAAGCACGGCAGAGCCTGTATTTGCGGAGTACATTGGCAAGTTTAAGTTAAAGTCAGTAGAGTTTAAGAACCTGAGTCTTGGAACTATCCCCCCTTCAATTCATG GTATCAAAGTGCATGAAACTAACGAAAATGAACTATTATTTGAGCCTGCAGTTAGATGGGCTGGAAATCCCAACATAACTCTGGTGTTGAAATTATTGTCACTTCGGATTACGGTGCAG CTGGTGGATGTACAATTATTTGCAGCGCCCCGCATAATTTTGAAACCTCTGGTGCCAACATTCCCATGTTTTGCGAGCATAGCAGTGTCTTTGATGGAGAAG CCACACTTAGACTTTGGACTGAATTTACTGGGAGGGGATGTTATGGCGATTCCTGGTGTATATCAATATGTTCAG GATGCCATAAAAAAACAAGTTGCAAGCCTCTACCTCTGGCCCCAAACTTTTGAAATACCAATTCTTGATGGTTCAGT AGGGTCTACGAAGAAGCCTGTTGGCATACTACACGTGAAAGTTGTGCGTGCAatcaaactcttgaagatggaCTTATTGGGAGCATCTGATCCTTATGTTAAACTCAGCCTAAGTGGAGATAAGCTTCCAGCAAAGAAAACTTCTATAAAGATGAAGAACCTGAACCCTGAGTGGAATGAGGACTTCAAGATTACAGTAAAGGACCCAGAGTCTCAAGTTCTTCAGTTACATGTCTATGACTGGGAGAag GTGGGGACACATGACAAGTTGGGAATGCAAATAGTTCCACTGAGGTTGCTTACCCCACATGAGACTAAAGAATTTACACTTAATTTGGTCAAGAACACAAACCCCAATGATCCTCACAACAAGAAATGGAGAGGGAAACTTGTGGTGGAGTTAACATTTAAGCCTTTTATAGATGACAGTGAACTGTTTAGTGGATCATTGCATGGATCTGGGAAAAGAGAAGACATGGTTGGAAAAGGATCAGAAGATGTGTCCTTGAACAGAGCTGGCTTACTTCTTGTTTTGCTTCAAGGCGCTGAAGATGTTGAGGGGAGTCATCACAACAACCCTTATGCTGTAGTCAATTTTGGAGGAGAACAGAAGAAAACCAAG ACGATCAAGAAAACCCGGGATCCGTGTTGGAACGAAGAGTTCCAATTTGTGCTAGAAGAGGCTCCTTTAAAGGAGAAGATCCGCATTGAAGTCATGAGCAGGCGGACAGGCTTTAGTTTCCGACGAAAG GAATCATTAGGATATGTGGATATCAATCTAAATGATGTAGTACACAACGGACGTATCAATGAGAAGTACAATCTGATCAATTCAAGAAATGGAGTCTTACATGTTGAAATACGTTGGAAGGTGATTTGA